A window from Megasphaera vaginalis (ex Bordigoni et al. 2020) encodes these proteins:
- a CDS encoding DUF134 domain-containing protein has protein sequence MARPSRCRKVCALPQVDEFLPADEKKMRPTVVMTVDEYEVIRLIDLVGLTQAQCAVQIAVSRTTVTGIYETARRKLADVVIHGKRLLIEGGNIKTCQRAATCRALCCRAALGRAKGDDRNE, from the coding sequence ATGGCCAGACCGTCGCGTTGCCGCAAGGTTTGCGCCTTGCCTCAGGTCGATGAATTTCTCCCGGCAGACGAGAAAAAAATGCGGCCTACTGTCGTTATGACCGTCGATGAGTACGAGGTTATTCGCCTCATTGATCTCGTCGGTCTGACACAGGCGCAATGCGCTGTACAGATCGCCGTTTCCCGCACAACCGTAACCGGTATCTATGAAACGGCGCGCCGCAAGCTTGCCGATGTCGTTATCCATGGAAAACGCCTCCTGATCGAAGGCGGCAATATCAAAACCTGTCAACGGGCCGCCACGTGCCGCGCACTCTGCTGCCGTGCCGCCCTTGGGAGAGCAAAAGGAGACGATAGAAATGAGTGA
- a CDS encoding DNA polymerase IV, with protein sequence MPKRWIMHVDMDAFYASVEQRDNPALRGLPVIVGGLTDRGVVATASYEARACGVHSALSMKVARQRCPNGVFLPVRMSHYRRISHQIRLIFSQYSPYIEPLSLDEAFLDISGMEGHYTVVTDLGKAIKADILRETGLVASVGIGPNKFLAKLASDLEKPDGLVLIGYGEEQKRLAPLPVRRLWGVGKVTAAALERAGYRHIGDIAAVGPTALERTVGKQARRIYELACGIDDRPLSVHRRPQSVGSEHTYPHDLQTRREADEQFRILANEVSWRLRRNHLMGRTITIKVRFASFRTVTRSLTLDTMGTCAEAQLYFAAKRLFTRDLAFEPIRLLGLTVSQLQPLQIQGDLFSDDAETQEKVTAAIDRLQERFGRQAIMKGFLWELSQDRETRK encoded by the coding sequence ATGCCTAAACGTTGGATTATGCATGTGGATATGGATGCGTTTTATGCTTCTGTAGAGCAGCGCGACAACCCTGCTCTGCGCGGATTACCGGTTATTGTCGGCGGCCTGACGGACCGCGGCGTCGTAGCGACGGCTTCTTATGAGGCCAGAGCCTGCGGCGTTCATTCGGCGCTGAGTATGAAGGTCGCGCGGCAGCGCTGTCCGAACGGCGTATTTCTGCCTGTTCGCATGTCGCACTACCGGCGCATATCGCATCAAATACGCCTTATCTTCTCACAGTATTCGCCGTATATCGAACCCTTGTCGCTAGATGAGGCTTTTTTGGATATTTCGGGAATGGAAGGGCATTATACGGTTGTCACGGATCTCGGCAAGGCAATCAAGGCGGATATTTTGCGGGAAACGGGATTAGTGGCTTCCGTCGGCATCGGGCCCAACAAATTTTTGGCGAAGCTGGCATCGGACTTGGAAAAACCTGACGGACTGGTTCTGATCGGTTACGGTGAAGAGCAGAAACGGCTGGCGCCGTTGCCGGTGCGCAGACTTTGGGGCGTCGGCAAGGTTACGGCCGCTGCGTTGGAACGTGCCGGTTACCGTCACATCGGCGATATCGCCGCCGTCGGCCCGACTGCGCTGGAGCGTACCGTCGGCAAGCAGGCGCGGCGTATTTACGAGTTGGCTTGCGGCATTGACGACCGCCCGCTGTCGGTGCACCGCCGGCCGCAATCTGTCGGCAGCGAGCACACCTATCCGCACGATCTGCAGACGCGCCGTGAAGCGGACGAACAGTTCCGCATCTTGGCGAATGAAGTTTCCTGGCGATTGCGCCGGAATCACCTTATGGGGCGAACGATAACGATCAAGGTCCGGTTTGCGTCGTTTCGGACCGTGACGCGGTCGTTGACGCTGGATACGATGGGGACTTGCGCGGAAGCGCAGTTGTATTTTGCGGCCAAACGGCTTTTTACCAGAGATCTGGCGTTTGAGCCGATACGGCTTTTAGGGCTGACGGTCAGTCAATTGCAGCCGCTGCAAATACAGGGCGATCTTTTTTCTGACGATGCGGAAACACAGGAAAAGGTGACGGCGGCGATCGACAGACTGCAGGAACGGTTCGGCAGACAAGCGATCATGAAGGGGTTTCTTTGGGAATTATCACAAGATAGAGAGACGAGAAAATAA
- a CDS encoding gamma-glutamyltransferase family protein, which produces MSFSYHAGLYPYPSRREVVYGRKGMVCTSQHLAAQAGLDVLKQGGNAVDAALATAICLTVLEPTSNGIGSDLFALIWTGGRLHGINGSGPSPALLTRDRVTAAGYDAMPLRGWLPVMVPGAPAAWAAIHDRFGRLPFERLFAAAIAYAEEGYAVMPTLAAMLAAEWDAFSDFRAQPAFAGLFSVFYPTGKPAQPGDLLKLPALGRTLRSLAASRCRSLYDGPIGAAVAAFSLQTGGLLRQSDLAAYQPQWVDPICTNYRGYDIWEMPPNGQGLVVLMALNIASRMTFAQRDTVDTLHRQIEAMKLAFTDGKTHIADPNCMKTNTADLLADAYAEKRYREIGAAALLPQPVDADNGGTVYLCTADEDGTMVSLIQSNFAGFGSGIVVPGYGISLNDRGNNFSLDTASDNCVGPSKRSYHTIIPGFVTKNGDAVGAFGVMGAFMQPQGQFQVLMNTIDFHLNPQAALDAPRWQWLGGKKIEVERGIPQALIDGLTARGHEVSVNADPLPYGRGQIIWRNEDGVLTGATEPRADGVVAAW; this is translated from the coding sequence ATGTCATTCTCCTACCATGCCGGACTGTATCCGTATCCGTCGCGACGCGAAGTCGTCTACGGCCGCAAGGGAATGGTCTGCACGTCGCAGCATTTGGCGGCACAGGCCGGCCTCGATGTGCTGAAACAAGGCGGCAACGCTGTCGATGCCGCTCTGGCCACGGCTATTTGCCTGACCGTTCTCGAACCGACGAGCAACGGTATCGGCAGCGACCTTTTTGCGCTGATCTGGACGGGCGGAAGGCTACACGGGATCAACGGCAGCGGTCCGTCTCCGGCGCTGCTGACCAGAGACCGCGTCACAGCCGCCGGGTACGACGCAATGCCGCTGCGGGGCTGGCTTCCGGTCATGGTACCGGGCGCCCCGGCGGCGTGGGCGGCAATCCATGACCGCTTCGGCCGCCTGCCCTTCGAGCGGCTCTTTGCCGCCGCCATCGCCTACGCCGAAGAAGGGTATGCCGTAATGCCGACATTGGCGGCAATGTTAGCGGCTGAATGGGACGCCTTCTCCGACTTTCGCGCGCAGCCCGCCTTTGCCGGCCTTTTTTCCGTTTTTTATCCGACCGGAAAGCCTGCCCAACCCGGCGATCTGCTCAAATTGCCGGCCTTAGGCCGCACGCTGCGCAGTCTCGCCGCCAGCCGCTGCCGCAGTCTTTACGACGGTCCAATCGGAGCTGCCGTCGCCGCCTTTTCTCTGCAAACAGGCGGTCTCCTGCGCCAAAGCGATCTTGCCGCTTATCAGCCGCAATGGGTAGACCCGATCTGCACCAACTACCGCGGTTACGATATTTGGGAAATGCCGCCGAACGGACAGGGGCTCGTCGTCCTCATGGCTTTGAATATTGCGTCCCGCATGACCTTTGCCCAACGCGATACCGTCGACACCCTGCACCGACAAATTGAAGCCATGAAGCTCGCTTTTACAGACGGGAAAACCCATATCGCCGATCCGAACTGCATGAAAACGAACACAGCCGATCTCCTTGCCGATGCCTATGCCGAAAAACGCTACCGTGAAATAGGCGCCGCCGCGCTTTTGCCACAGCCAGTCGATGCCGATAACGGCGGCACCGTCTATCTCTGTACAGCCGATGAAGACGGCACCATGGTCTCTCTCATTCAGAGCAACTTCGCCGGTTTCGGCTCCGGAATTGTCGTCCCCGGCTACGGCATTTCCCTGAACGACAGAGGCAACAACTTCAGCCTCGACACGGCCAGTGACAATTGCGTCGGACCTTCCAAGCGGTCATACCACACGATCATACCCGGATTCGTCACGAAAAACGGCGATGCCGTCGGCGCTTTCGGCGTCATGGGAGCTTTCATGCAGCCGCAGGGACAATTTCAAGTGCTGATGAACACCATCGACTTTCATCTTAATCCGCAGGCAGCGCTGGACGCGCCCCGTTGGCAATGGCTCGGCGGCAAGAAAATCGAAGTCGAGCGGGGCATACCGCAAGCGCTTATTGACGGACTCACAGCCAGAGGTCACGAAGTCTCCGTCAATGCCGATCCCCTGCCTTACGGCAGAGGACAAATCATTTGGCGCAATGAAGACGGCGTCTTAACAGGCGCTACGGAACCCCGTGCCGACGGCGTCGTCGCCGCCTGGTAA
- a CDS encoding acetyl-CoA hydrolase/transferase family protein codes for MSQWTDMYRQKLTTPEEAVKVVCSGEWVDYGMATSQPILLDKALAKRKGELKDIKVRGSFSFAPREIVECDPTRETFTFMNWHMSGYDRKLCAKGLNNFIPMCYRNEPSIYRDLLDVDVAMITVAPMDKNGFFNFGLNISATEQITKKAKKVIVEVNEAMPRALGGRGEHIHISDVDAIVEAGNIPMPTIPFTTGDEIDQTIAKLVVNEIPNGATLQLGVGGLPNSVGAMIADSDLKDLGMHTEMLVDAFYLMYKKGRLTNKLKALDRDKAVWAFAVGSQDLYDWVDDNPFLAAFPVDYVNDPCVIAQIDNFISINNCIELDLFGQISSESSGTKHISGSGGQLDFADGAYRSKGGKSIIALRSTFMNKKTGKAESRIRPTLIPGTTVTDPRSQVNYVATEYGIVNLMGASTWERAERLIGIAHPDFREELIKEAEAMNIWRYSNKR; via the coding sequence ATGTCTCAATGGACAGATATGTACCGCCAAAAGCTGACGACTCCGGAAGAAGCCGTAAAGGTCGTTTGTTCCGGCGAATGGGTAGACTACGGAATGGCTACGTCGCAACCGATTTTACTGGATAAGGCCCTGGCCAAACGCAAAGGCGAACTGAAGGACATTAAAGTGCGCGGTTCCTTCTCTTTTGCGCCTCGTGAAATCGTAGAATGCGATCCGACTCGTGAAACCTTTACCTTCATGAACTGGCACATGAGCGGGTATGACCGCAAGTTATGCGCAAAAGGGCTGAATAACTTCATTCCCATGTGTTACCGCAACGAACCGTCCATATACCGCGATCTCCTCGACGTGGACGTTGCCATGATCACCGTAGCGCCGATGGACAAAAACGGATTCTTCAACTTCGGGCTGAACATCTCCGCCACTGAACAGATCACCAAAAAAGCAAAAAAAGTCATCGTCGAAGTCAACGAAGCAATGCCTCGCGCCTTAGGCGGCCGTGGTGAACACATCCATATTTCCGATGTCGACGCGATCGTTGAAGCCGGCAACATCCCGATGCCGACGATTCCCTTTACAACGGGTGACGAAATCGACCAGACCATCGCCAAACTGGTCGTCAACGAAATCCCCAACGGTGCTACGCTGCAGCTCGGCGTCGGCGGTTTACCGAATTCTGTCGGCGCCATGATCGCCGATTCCGATCTAAAAGACCTCGGCATGCATACGGAAATGCTCGTCGACGCTTTCTATCTGATGTACAAAAAAGGCCGTCTCACGAACAAGCTGAAAGCTCTCGACAGAGACAAAGCCGTCTGGGCCTTTGCCGTCGGCTCGCAGGACCTCTATGACTGGGTTGACGACAATCCCTTCTTGGCAGCATTTCCCGTCGATTATGTAAACGATCCCTGCGTCATTGCGCAGATTGATAACTTTATTTCCATCAACAACTGCATTGAGCTCGATCTCTTCGGGCAAATCTCTTCCGAATCATCCGGTACGAAACATATCAGCGGCAGCGGCGGTCAACTTGACTTTGCCGACGGCGCTTATCGTTCCAAAGGCGGTAAGAGTATCATCGCCTTGCGCTCAACCTTTATGAACAAGAAAACGGGCAAAGCCGAATCCCGTATCCGTCCGACACTGATCCCGGGCACGACCGTTACGGATCCTCGCTCGCAGGTAAACTATGTCGCTACAGAATACGGCATCGTCAATCTCATGGGCGCATCGACCTGGGAACGTGCCGAAAGACTGATCGGCATCGCACACCCCGACTTCCGCGAAGAACTGATCAAGGAAGCGGAAGCCATGAATATCTGGCGTTACAGCAACAAACGCTGA
- the rpsR gene encoding 30S ribosomal protein S18, producing the protein MRRDRSRRPRRKVCNFCVDHVDEIDYKDIAKLRRFTTERGKILPRRVSGVCAKHQRKLTIAIKRARAIALLPYTAE; encoded by the coding sequence ATGAGAAGAGATCGTTCAAGAAGACCGAGAAGAAAAGTTTGCAACTTCTGCGTCGATCATGTTGATGAAATCGATTATAAAGATATTGCCAAACTTCGCCGTTTCACGACAGAACGCGGTAAAATCTTGCCGCGCCGTGTTTCCGGCGTCTGCGCCAAACATCAGCGCAAACTTACGATCGCCATCAAACGGGCCCGCGCTATCGCCTTGCTCCCGTATACGGCGGAATAA
- a CDS encoding LysR family transcriptional regulator yields MDLFQLTYFIEVAHKKSFTKASKSLHISQPSISKGIKALEENWNVRLFDRNGKNVELTEMGIYLLPKAEALIKEFSQLNEDLKAPSLLNSGKLAVGIPPMVGSSFISPFIHYFTTAYPDIELEIKEVGSQEVISAIDDGVIQAGFVALPITTETPYEFFIFNKECLEVVLWKDHKLAKKNQLTLQEIKEEPLVYYPKTFSLNPFIRSFYQELMTDPKIVCQSSNWDFLVEMVRTKLGIALLPETICRRIPDGDVIHIPLTDPQIPWTLAMIWKSKGYLSHPTRTWVQSFKEFFNKRPSRSCR; encoded by the coding sequence ATGGACTTATTCCAACTGACATACTTCATTGAAGTTGCCCATAAAAAAAGTTTCACAAAGGCTTCAAAATCGCTGCACATCAGCCAACCTTCCATCAGCAAAGGCATCAAGGCGCTGGAGGAAAATTGGAATGTCCGCCTTTTTGACAGAAACGGAAAAAATGTGGAACTGACGGAAATGGGAATCTACCTGTTGCCGAAGGCGGAAGCGCTGATCAAGGAGTTCAGTCAGCTGAACGAGGACCTGAAGGCGCCGAGCCTGCTGAATTCCGGCAAGCTTGCCGTCGGCATTCCGCCTATGGTCGGCTCTTCTTTCATCTCTCCTTTTATTCATTATTTCACGACAGCCTATCCCGATATCGAATTGGAAATCAAAGAAGTCGGCTCACAGGAAGTCATTTCGGCCATTGACGACGGCGTCATCCAGGCCGGCTTCGTAGCCTTGCCGATCACGACGGAAACGCCGTATGAATTCTTTATTTTCAACAAGGAATGTCTGGAAGTCGTCTTGTGGAAAGATCATAAGCTGGCAAAGAAAAACCAGCTGACCCTACAGGAAATCAAGGAGGAACCGCTCGTCTACTACCCGAAAACGTTCAGCCTGAATCCCTTTATCCGCTCTTTTTATCAAGAGCTCATGACCGATCCGAAAATCGTCTGCCAGAGCAGCAACTGGGATTTTCTCGTCGAAATGGTCCGCACCAAATTGGGCATCGCCTTATTGCCGGAAACGATCTGCCGCCGCATTCCCGACGGTGATGTCATCCATATTCCGCTGACAGATCCGCAGATTCCCTGGACCTTGGCAATGATCTGGAAAAGCAAAGGCTACTTGTCACACCCGACACGAACCTGGGTTCAGTCTTTCAAGGAATTTTTCAACAAACGGCCGAGCCGCAGCTGTCGGTAA
- a CDS encoding single-stranded DNA-binding protein: MNSVQLMGNLARDPEIRFTKTGKAVARFTVACTRTYVPAGSQEQRELTDFIPCVAWGNLAESCGNNLAKGSRVFVEGRISVRSYETAEGQKRYVTEVVADFVGQTLGSDSRQFSAQPASPQQGPASSGSGFDGLGSDSDEEIPF, encoded by the coding sequence ATGAACTCAGTACAATTGATGGGCAATTTAGCCCGTGACCCTGAAATTCGTTTTACGAAAACAGGCAAAGCTGTCGCCAGATTCACGGTTGCCTGCACACGCACGTACGTGCCGGCAGGAAGCCAGGAACAGCGCGAATTAACTGATTTTATTCCTTGTGTTGCCTGGGGTAATTTGGCAGAAAGCTGTGGCAATAATCTCGCCAAAGGCAGCCGTGTGTTCGTCGAAGGCCGCATTTCCGTTCGTTCCTACGAAACAGCGGAAGGCCAAAAACGGTACGTCACGGAAGTCGTCGCCGACTTTGTCGGGCAGACCTTGGGAAGCGATTCCCGTCAGTTCAGTGCCCAGCCGGCATCGCCGCAACAGGGTCCGGCCTCGTCCGGAAGCGGGTTTGACGGCCTTGGCAGTGATTCAGACGAAGAAATCCCGTTCTAA
- a CDS encoding Mrp/NBP35 family ATP-binding protein, with product MSENCNQSCSSCSSNCSSRKEPQDLLAKLHEGSQVKHVIAIVSGKGGVGKSLVTSLLATQMQRQGYKTAILDADITGPSIPTTFGLHKRAKGAENGIYPVETKTGIKVMSMNVLLEDTGDPVVWRGPVIAGAVTQFWTDVLWGDIDYMFVDMPPGTGDVPLTVFQSLPIDGIFVVTSPQELVSMIVEKALRMSELMKVPVLGLIENMSYFECPDCHSRHEIFGPSRADASAAKYDIPHVAKLPIDPNFAAHCDKGEIETYGATYLEDTAAYLTGIFGK from the coding sequence ATGAGTGAAAACTGTAATCAAAGCTGCTCCAGCTGCAGCAGCAACTGCAGCAGTCGCAAAGAACCGCAAGATTTATTGGCAAAGCTTCACGAAGGCAGCCAGGTCAAGCATGTCATTGCCATAGTCAGCGGTAAAGGCGGCGTCGGTAAATCATTAGTTACCTCTCTGCTGGCAACGCAAATGCAGCGGCAAGGGTATAAGACGGCCATTTTGGACGCCGATATTACGGGGCCGTCCATTCCGACCACCTTCGGCCTCCATAAGCGCGCAAAAGGCGCGGAAAACGGCATTTATCCCGTAGAAACGAAGACCGGTATCAAAGTCATGTCTATGAACGTTCTCCTGGAAGATACGGGCGATCCCGTCGTCTGGCGCGGCCCCGTCATTGCCGGCGCCGTTACGCAGTTCTGGACCGACGTTCTCTGGGGTGATATCGACTACATGTTCGTCGATATGCCGCCCGGTACCGGCGATGTTCCCTTGACCGTATTCCAGTCCCTGCCGATTGACGGCATTTTCGTCGTCACCTCCCCGCAGGAGCTGGTTTCCATGATCGTGGAAAAGGCATTGCGCATGTCGGAGTTGATGAAAGTCCCCGTCCTCGGCCTGATCGAAAATATGAGTTACTTCGAATGTCCCGACTGTCACAGCCGTCATGAGATTTTCGGGCCGAGCCGCGCCGACGCTTCGGCGGCAAAATACGATATCCCCCACGTCGCCAAACTGCCGATCGATCCGAATTTCGCAGCCCATTGCGATAAAGGCGAAATCGAAACATACGGCGCAACGTATTTGGAAGACACAGCCGCTTATTTGACCGGCATTTTCGGTAAATAA
- a CDS encoding diacylglycerol/lipid kinase family protein — protein MTKAILIVNPTAGRERAKYHKENLYDQLRTMFAEVELRETGKAGDATEWAREASLAGYDAVFCMGGDGTLNETVNGLAQARQEINFGFIPMGTVNDLARALRIPLHPEAAIAMLKKTKTVKVDIGKVNDRYFVNTVAAGIMPEAVSNVSIEQKTRLGPLAYFLTGLKALQTHRASLFKITTEKGEFIHRSPLVIAMLTNSVGSFRNLAPQARVNDGKIWLAVFKDFTYLDLVKTVPEILAGMPLSSEYMYLSTVSKVTVSLMDQEPLTSNVDGDAGPAFPLRLEILPSFLSVYVPA, from the coding sequence TTGACTAAGGCCATCTTAATTGTCAATCCGACTGCCGGAAGAGAGCGGGCCAAATACCACAAAGAAAATTTATACGACCAGCTGCGAACGATGTTTGCAGAAGTGGAACTGCGGGAAACGGGCAAGGCGGGAGATGCTACGGAATGGGCCAGGGAAGCTTCTTTAGCCGGCTATGATGCCGTTTTTTGCATGGGCGGCGACGGGACGCTCAATGAAACGGTCAACGGCTTGGCGCAGGCCCGGCAGGAAATCAATTTCGGTTTTATTCCCATGGGTACGGTGAACGATTTGGCACGGGCGCTCCGCATTCCCCTTCATCCGGAAGCGGCGATCGCCATGCTGAAAAAGACGAAGACCGTAAAGGTCGATATCGGCAAAGTTAATGACCGGTATTTCGTCAATACCGTTGCTGCCGGCATTATGCCGGAAGCTGTCAGCAATGTGTCGATCGAGCAGAAAACGCGGCTTGGACCGCTGGCGTATTTTTTGACGGGACTGAAAGCGCTGCAGACGCACAGAGCGTCGCTTTTTAAGATTACGACGGAAAAGGGCGAATTTATTCATCGGTCGCCGCTGGTCATTGCCATGTTGACGAATTCGGTTGGCAGCTTCCGCAATTTGGCGCCGCAGGCTCGCGTTAACGACGGCAAGATCTGGCTGGCCGTTTTTAAGGATTTTACGTATTTGGATTTAGTCAAGACGGTGCCGGAAATCTTGGCCGGCATGCCTCTCAGTTCCGAATACATGTATTTATCGACAGTCTCCAAGGTGACCGTTTCGCTCATGGACCAGGAACCGCTGACCAGCAACGTTGACGGTGACGCCGGGCCGGCTTTTCCGTTGCGTCTCGAGATCCTGCCGTCCTTTCTCTCCGTGTATGTGCCCGCTTGA
- the fusA gene encoding elongation factor G translates to MKEYASDKIRNVAVLSHDGAGKTAVVESLLLACGAVSGVGTGKDNKHIMDFEPEEIKRNVTIQLGIAPCEWQGYKLNFLDTPGYSEFCGEVRAALRASDGILLVVSAESGVEMDTERAWDYGIELQLPRMVYVNKMDAEHADFFGCLEKMRAVFGKSIMPLQIPIGEGNDFRGIIDVCKMIAWEWKNGKAEEIKVPPEYMAKAREVREMCMEAAAEGDDELLEKYLDGQELTLEELRQGLRQGMLTGRVCPVMCGSATYHIGTTELLGRIIRYMPDASQKVMMGTDKKTGDPVMMYPNKPFTGFVFKTLIDPFAGKLSYLRIFSGELKDGDKLYNVTQDKEEKPGKLLTLVGKEQVPVEKATAGDIVVIPKLSNARTGDTFATAEAPVEYDPIRFPQPLHTVALVPEKKGEEEKLTNALNRIGEEDPTCQVTKDTEGHQVLLRCMGDVHLDHIMNKMERKYGVKAIQQELYIPYRETIRGTVTVEGKHKKQSGGHGQFGHVFLQIEPLTNGEEFEFVDAIFGGAVPRQYIPAVEKGVRETLAKGLLAGYPMINVKVTLTDGSYHPVDSSEMAFKVAAAQALKKGVPDAKPAILEPIYNVDVVVPEEFMGDVMGDFSGRRGRILGMEHHRNRNGIIVVKAQVPLAEMSGYVTVLRSMTQGKGTFNMTFCAYEEVPKKTMDEIIEKAATESEE, encoded by the coding sequence ATGAAAGAATATGCAAGCGATAAAATCCGTAACGTAGCTGTACTCTCTCATGACGGTGCCGGCAAGACGGCAGTCGTTGAATCCCTGCTTCTCGCCTGCGGCGCCGTATCCGGTGTCGGTACAGGCAAGGATAACAAACACATCATGGATTTCGAACCGGAAGAAATCAAACGGAACGTGACGATTCAACTAGGCATCGCGCCCTGCGAATGGCAGGGCTACAAGCTGAATTTCCTCGATACGCCGGGGTATTCGGAATTTTGCGGCGAAGTCCGCGCCGCGCTGCGAGCCAGCGACGGCATCCTGCTGGTCGTTTCCGCCGAATCGGGTGTTGAAATGGATACGGAACGGGCCTGGGATTACGGTATCGAACTGCAGCTGCCGCGCATGGTCTATGTCAACAAAATGGATGCCGAACACGCCGACTTTTTCGGCTGCCTCGAAAAAATGCGCGCCGTCTTCGGCAAATCAATCATGCCTTTGCAGATACCGATCGGTGAAGGCAACGATTTCCGCGGCATTATCGACGTCTGCAAGATGATTGCCTGGGAATGGAAAAACGGCAAGGCGGAAGAAATAAAAGTGCCGCCTGAATACATGGCCAAAGCCCGCGAAGTACGCGAAATGTGCATGGAAGCCGCCGCCGAAGGCGACGACGAACTGCTGGAAAAATATCTCGACGGCCAGGAACTGACCTTGGAGGAATTGCGGCAAGGACTGCGGCAAGGCATGCTCACGGGGCGCGTTTGCCCTGTCATGTGCGGCAGCGCCACCTACCATATCGGCACGACGGAACTCTTGGGCCGTATCATTCGCTACATGCCCGACGCGTCACAGAAAGTCATGATGGGCACGGATAAAAAAACAGGCGATCCCGTCATGATGTACCCGAACAAACCCTTTACCGGTTTTGTCTTCAAAACGCTGATCGATCCTTTCGCTGGCAAGCTGAGCTACCTGCGCATCTTCTCCGGTGAATTGAAAGACGGCGACAAACTGTACAACGTCACCCAGGATAAGGAAGAAAAACCGGGCAAGCTTCTCACGCTCGTCGGCAAAGAACAGGTTCCCGTCGAAAAAGCGACTGCCGGCGACATCGTCGTAATCCCGAAGTTGTCCAACGCCCGTACGGGCGACACATTCGCCACTGCAGAAGCGCCTGTCGAATATGATCCCATCCGCTTCCCGCAACCGCTCCACACGGTAGCCCTCGTACCGGAGAAAAAAGGCGAAGAAGAAAAACTCACCAATGCGCTGAACCGCATCGGCGAAGAAGATCCGACGTGCCAGGTCACGAAAGATACGGAAGGCCACCAAGTCCTGCTGCGCTGCATGGGTGACGTTCACCTCGACCACATCATGAATAAAATGGAACGGAAATACGGCGTCAAAGCAATTCAGCAGGAACTTTACATTCCTTATCGCGAAACGATCCGCGGTACCGTTACAGTAGAAGGCAAGCATAAGAAACAAAGCGGCGGCCACGGGCAATTCGGCCATGTTTTCCTCCAAATCGAGCCGCTGACGAACGGCGAGGAATTTGAATTTGTCGACGCCATCTTCGGTGGCGCCGTACCGCGCCAATATATTCCTGCCGTTGAAAAAGGCGTTCGAGAAACTCTGGCCAAAGGGCTGCTGGCAGGCTACCCCATGATCAACGTCAAAGTAACCTTGACAGACGGCTCCTATCATCCTGTCGACTCGTCGGAAATGGCCTTTAAGGTCGCTGCGGCGCAAGCGTTGAAAAAAGGCGTCCCCGATGCCAAACCGGCTATTCTTGAACCGATTTACAATGTCGATGTCGTCGTACCCGAAGAATTCATGGGTGACGTCATGGGCGATTTCAGCGGCCGTCGCGGCCGCATCCTCGGCATGGAACATCATCGCAACCGCAACGGCATTATCGTCGTCAAAGCCCAGGTTCCCCTGGCCGAAATGAGCGGCTATGTCACGGTGCTGCGCTCCATGACCCAAGGCAAAGGCACCTTCAACATGACCTTCTGCGCTTATGAAGAAGTACCGAAAAAGACGATGGACGAAATCATTGAAAAAGCAGCTACCGAATCAGAAGAATAA
- the rpsF gene encoding 30S ribosomal protein S6, which yields MKKYEVIFIAKPLEEAEVDPIVEFVSNLLTKNGATIEKVDRWGKRHLAYPVKKQNDGYYTLINFEIEPSAIFEIDRVMKIRDEILKHLIVKIGE from the coding sequence GTGAAAAAGTACGAAGTCATATTTATCGCAAAACCGCTTGAAGAGGCTGAAGTCGATCCGATCGTCGAATTCGTCAGCAATCTTCTGACAAAGAACGGTGCAACAATTGAAAAGGTTGATCGCTGGGGTAAACGGCATCTCGCGTATCCTGTCAAAAAACAGAACGACGGATATTACACCTTGATCAACTTCGAAATCGAGCCGTCTGCGATTTTCGAAATTGACCGCGTCATGAAAATCCGTGACGAAATTTTGAAACACTTAATCGTTAAGATCGGCGAATAA